One Bdellovibrio bacteriovorus str. Tiberius DNA segment encodes these proteins:
- the menA gene encoding 1,4-dihydroxy-2-naphthoate octaprenyltransferase encodes MTSATQIKSILLAFRPKTLTAALVPCVAGTALVKAIGLSWDGWVLFYALMASFLIQIGTNLVNDAVDFKKGADTEKRIGPQRITQAGILTANQVMLLGSLCFALAVMCGIPLVLKGGWVIVAIGVASVLMGYSYTAGPFPLAYLGLGDLFVIIFFGLLAVTGIVFLNTGEWLSEAFVLGLQIGLHATVLIAINNLRDHAGDRLVNKKTLAVRFGVKFSRWEIAALAFLPFVLNLYWWFEGYKIAAIVSMFALPLAVKITKNVFATEPSPAYNKFLGQAAGLHLLFGLLIAIGFAF; translated from the coding sequence ATGACCTCTGCGACCCAGATTAAAAGTATTCTTCTCGCTTTTCGCCCTAAAACTTTGACTGCTGCCCTGGTGCCCTGTGTGGCGGGGACGGCTCTGGTAAAGGCCATTGGTCTTTCCTGGGATGGCTGGGTTTTGTTTTACGCATTGATGGCTTCTTTCCTGATTCAGATCGGGACCAATCTGGTGAACGATGCCGTGGACTTTAAAAAGGGTGCGGATACGGAAAAACGCATCGGCCCTCAGCGTATCACCCAAGCCGGCATTTTGACGGCCAATCAGGTGATGCTGCTGGGTTCGCTTTGTTTCGCCTTGGCCGTGATGTGCGGGATCCCGCTGGTGCTGAAAGGCGGCTGGGTGATCGTGGCCATTGGGGTGGCGTCGGTGCTGATGGGTTATTCCTATACGGCGGGCCCATTTCCGTTGGCTTACCTTGGATTGGGCGATCTGTTTGTGATCATCTTCTTTGGTTTGTTGGCGGTGACGGGGATTGTGTTCCTGAATACCGGTGAATGGCTGTCTGAAGCGTTTGTATTGGGCCTGCAGATCGGTTTGCACGCGACAGTGCTGATTGCGATCAACAACTTGCGCGATCATGCCGGTGATCGTCTGGTGAACAAAAAAACCCTGGCGGTGCGTTTTGGTGTGAAATTCTCTCGCTGGGAAATTGCGGCCTTGGCATTCCTGCCGTTTGTTCTCAATCTGTACTGGTGGTTTGAAGGTTACAAGATCGCGGCGATTGTCTCGATGTTTGCTTTGCCTTTGGCAGTGAAGATCACAAAAAATGTTTTCGCCACGGAGCCAAGTCCGGCATACAATAAATTCCTGGGGCAGGCAGCGGGATTGCATCTGCTCTTTGGACTTCTTATTGCGATTGGATTTGCCTTTTGA
- the menC gene encoding o-succinylbenzoate synthase MenC translates to MIKISYSPYTLKPVQSLNAATAATAREGILLKVEWNDGLYGFADLHPWPELGDLSLEEQLSDLRMGRMTTQIEQSIWLARRDALLRKEKKHVFDGGEKVKNNYLLSHFQDLKPGFLDGLKNEGYTTVKVKMGRDLQKEADMLTHIAASGMRMRLDFNALGSWQTFEKFMVNLPLTVRPLIEYVEDPFPFDFHAWGEARKLAKIALDNQYDKVPWGKIASAPFDVIVIKPAKTDVDKAVAQCQKWNLKLAVTSYMDHPVGVVHAVGVAMELKDKYGDMILESGCLTHRLYQMDSFAAELSTQGPYLLKNKGTGVGFDKLLKDLTWYQLKVR, encoded by the coding sequence TTGATCAAGATCAGCTACAGCCCCTACACTCTGAAGCCTGTCCAGTCCCTGAATGCCGCCACAGCGGCCACCGCGCGTGAAGGGATTCTGCTGAAGGTTGAGTGGAATGACGGGCTTTATGGCTTTGCGGATCTGCATCCGTGGCCTGAGCTGGGGGATCTGTCCCTGGAAGAACAGCTTTCTGATCTGCGTATGGGGCGCATGACCACACAGATTGAGCAAAGCATCTGGCTGGCCCGTCGAGACGCGCTTCTTCGCAAAGAAAAGAAACACGTCTTTGATGGCGGCGAAAAAGTCAAAAACAACTATCTGCTTTCCCACTTTCAGGACCTGAAGCCCGGTTTTTTGGATGGACTGAAAAACGAAGGCTACACCACCGTCAAAGTCAAAATGGGCCGTGACCTGCAAAAAGAAGCAGACATGTTGACCCATATCGCAGCTTCCGGCATGCGCATGCGCCTGGATTTCAATGCGTTGGGAAGCTGGCAGACTTTTGAAAAGTTCATGGTGAATCTGCCGCTGACGGTGCGTCCGCTGATTGAATACGTTGAAGATCCCTTTCCGTTTGATTTTCACGCCTGGGGTGAAGCCCGCAAGCTGGCCAAAATCGCGTTGGACAATCAGTACGACAAAGTGCCGTGGGGCAAGATTGCTTCAGCGCCTTTTGATGTGATCGTGATTAAGCCCGCAAAGACCGACGTCGACAAGGCGGTGGCCCAATGCCAGAAGTGGAACCTGAAACTGGCGGTGACCAGCTATATGGATCATCCGGTGGGTGTGGTGCATGCCGTGGGTGTGGCGATGGAATTAAAAGACAAGTACGGGGATATGATTCTTGAATCCGGCTGTCTGACTCATCGCCTGTACCAGATGGATTCTTTTGCGGCCGAGCTTTCCACCCAAGGACCGTATCTTTTGAAGAACAAAGGCACCGGCGTGGGCTTTGATAAATTGCTAAAGGACCTGACGTGGTATCAGCTCAAAGTCCGATAG
- a CDS encoding AMP-binding protein — MVSAQSPIDLHCESNEILLNPRWPETDYQALYRLAEKSQSEKNLKSHVWIATSGSTANSISATKLVALSKQALMASARAVNLHLQSSAKDVWTQVLPHFHVGGLGIEIRAHLSGAKVVNALKDGRWDVQHFYDVLVSEGCTLSALVPTQVYDLVSHGLKAPATLRAIVVGGGAFEADLYKKARALGWPVLPSYGMSETASQIATASLDSLKQDEFPPVGLLTHAKARQNDGGYLEVWAESLFTCYAQNTETGSRVWDPKTADGWFTTEDKGSVVHDSLLIEGRSKDYVKIGGEATNVARLRSVLESCALHLNPHWPTQVTLLDVPSDRLGAEIHLVSLLSEADTDKVLKLYSEKVLPFEKARKIYYMNEIPRSDLGKILWAELRRKL, encoded by the coding sequence GTGGTATCAGCTCAAAGTCCGATAGATCTTCATTGTGAATCCAACGAAATCCTGCTGAATCCACGCTGGCCTGAAACGGACTATCAGGCTTTGTACCGTCTTGCGGAAAAAAGCCAGAGCGAGAAAAATCTGAAAAGTCATGTGTGGATCGCAACATCCGGTTCCACCGCAAACTCCATTTCGGCGACCAAGCTTGTGGCCTTGTCGAAACAGGCCCTGATGGCGTCGGCGCGGGCAGTGAATCTTCATTTGCAAAGTTCTGCCAAAGATGTGTGGACTCAGGTACTGCCGCATTTTCATGTGGGTGGGTTGGGTATTGAAATCCGCGCGCACCTAAGCGGCGCTAAGGTCGTCAACGCCCTGAAGGACGGGCGCTGGGACGTTCAGCACTTTTACGATGTGCTGGTTTCTGAAGGCTGCACTTTGTCGGCTTTGGTGCCGACGCAAGTTTATGATCTGGTTTCCCATGGTTTGAAGGCGCCAGCGACTTTGCGAGCGATCGTCGTTGGTGGCGGAGCCTTTGAAGCGGACCTATACAAAAAAGCGCGCGCACTGGGGTGGCCGGTGCTGCCAAGTTATGGGATGAGCGAAACCGCCTCCCAGATCGCCACGGCGTCTTTGGACAGTCTGAAACAAGATGAGTTTCCACCCGTGGGTTTGTTGACTCATGCGAAGGCCCGCCAGAATGATGGCGGTTATCTTGAAGTATGGGCGGAATCTTTATTCACTTGTTATGCGCAGAATACCGAAACGGGTTCGCGCGTATGGGATCCAAAAACGGCGGACGGATGGTTTACGACGGAAGACAAGGGCTCGGTCGTGCATGACAGTCTGCTGATTGAAGGCCGCAGCAAAGACTATGTCAAGATCGGTGGCGAAGCGACCAATGTGGCAAGACTTCGTTCGGTGCTTGAATCCTGTGCCTTGCACTTGAATCCGCATTGGCCCACTCAAGTGACATTGTTGGACGTGCCTTCTGACAGACTGGGCGCTGAAATTCATCTGGTCAGTCTTTTATCTGAAGCCGACACGGACAAAGTCCTGAAGCTGTATTCAGAAAAAGTGCTTCCCTTTGAAAAAGCACGTAAAATTTATTATATGAACGAAATCCCGCGCAGCGATTTGGGAAAGATCCTGTGGGCGGAGCTGAGGAGAAAACTATGA
- a CDS encoding (2Fe-2S) ferredoxin domain-containing protein has product MKREENPWSQGIVLICTKCHKSISPKLLEEEGNSADNLKMFLKKSFKESGDGSKIRVVTTSCLDLCIDDTQAVTFASTKGETETFAIHPEKDREKLLKHLHEKIK; this is encoded by the coding sequence ATGAAGCGCGAAGAAAACCCCTGGTCCCAAGGCATCGTTCTGATCTGCACGAAGTGCCACAAGTCCATCAGTCCCAAGTTGCTGGAAGAAGAAGGCAACAGCGCTGATAATCTGAAAATGTTCCTGAAAAAATCATTCAAGGAAAGTGGTGACGGTTCCAAGATCCGTGTGGTGACAACCAGTTGTCTGGATCTTTGCATTGACGACACTCAGGCCGTGACGTTTGCTTCCACTAAAGGTGAAACAGAAACTTTCGCGATCCATCCGGAAAAGGACCGCGAAAAGCTTCTGAAACATCTGCACGAAAAGATCAAATAG
- a CDS encoding L,D-transpeptidase family protein, whose amino-acid sequence MKKLIFPLIALTLVSLQSFAGSKATDRSYKYCDDMTQIDKLLDRSRESVERIQREGLKIERIVVSKDKRQLYLVSGDTLLRTYTVAFGWNFIGHKQFQGDGKTPEGIYSIDYKNPKSQFTKSLHVDYPNKADIAYAKSQGKDPGGDIMIHGLPSNPQKYERISKIHPYDWTLGCIAVTNAEIEEIYSLVKERTLVEVCKISPTK is encoded by the coding sequence ATGAAAAAACTCATCTTCCCCCTTATTGCTTTGACGCTTGTTTCCCTGCAGTCTTTCGCCGGTTCCAAAGCCACGGACCGTTCCTACAAGTACTGCGATGACATGACCCAAATCGACAAGTTGCTGGATCGCAGCCGCGAATCGGTTGAGCGTATTCAACGTGAAGGTCTGAAGATCGAACGTATTGTGGTTTCCAAAGACAAACGCCAGCTGTATCTGGTTTCCGGCGACACTTTGCTAAGAACCTACACGGTGGCATTCGGCTGGAACTTCATCGGCCACAAGCAGTTCCAGGGTGACGGCAAAACTCCCGAAGGCATCTATTCCATCGATTATAAAAACCCAAAGAGCCAGTTCACCAAGTCCCTGCATGTGGACTATCCGAACAAAGCGGATATCGCTTATGCAAAGTCCCAGGGTAAAGACCCAGGTGGCGACATCATGATTCACGGTCTGCCATCCAACCCGCAGAAATACGAGCGCATCAGCAAAATCCACCCGTATGACTGGACACTGGGTTGCATCGCCGTGACCAACGCCGAGATCGAAGAAATTTATTCCCTGGTAAAAGAAAGAACCCTGGTCGAAGTCTGTAAAATCAGCCCAACCAAATAG
- a CDS encoding YkgJ family cysteine cluster protein has protein sequence MEEFKFTGKEWWREGVRFECTGSGKCCTSHGEYGFVYLSLEDRQRFAKHLKMRTGDFTRKYCDMTGGIWHLKEDPKNPDCMFLKGKGCSVYEARPTQCRTWPFWPEVMNAKSWAKDVKAFCPGVGKGPVIPAERIEQQIREQIKSEQGWGK, from the coding sequence ATGGAAGAGTTTAAATTCACAGGAAAAGAATGGTGGCGCGAAGGCGTTCGTTTTGAATGCACAGGTTCCGGCAAATGCTGCACTTCCCACGGCGAATACGGCTTTGTGTACCTGAGCCTGGAGGACCGCCAGCGTTTTGCCAAACACCTGAAAATGCGCACAGGCGATTTCACCCGCAAATATTGTGATATGACCGGCGGTATCTGGCACCTGAAAGAAGACCCGAAAAACCCGGATTGTATGTTCCTGAAAGGCAAAGGCTGCAGCGTCTATGAGGCCCGCCCGACCCAATGCCGTACCTGGCCGTTCTGGCCCGAGGTTATGAACGCCAAATCCTGGGCCAAGGACGTCAAAGCCTTCTGCCCCGGCGTGGGTAAAGGCCCTGTGATCCCGGCTGAGCGAATCGAGCAACAAATCCGCGAACAAATCAAAAGCGAACAAGGCTGGGGCAAGTAA
- a CDS encoding acyl-CoA thioesterase, giving the protein MNKVFRTKKTMTFRDADPAGIMFFGNIFGFAHDAFEEFIVDAGYTWNEWFSTRDLLIPLRHTESNFLAPFIPGETYDVNVSVASFGETSFKMKYVFTQKDKTHAIVTMVHSVIDGKTKQKATLPSLMKSRLEPYLESTGQGC; this is encoded by the coding sequence ATGAATAAAGTCTTTCGCACGAAAAAGACCATGACCTTCAGGGATGCCGACCCTGCGGGAATCATGTTTTTCGGAAATATTTTTGGTTTCGCCCACGATGCTTTTGAAGAATTCATCGTCGACGCCGGCTACACCTGGAACGAGTGGTTTTCCACCCGCGACCTGCTGATTCCCCTGCGCCACACAGAATCCAACTTTCTGGCGCCATTCATCCCCGGCGAAACCTATGACGTGAATGTGTCCGTCGCAAGTTTTGGTGAGACTTCCTTTAAAATGAAGTACGTCTTCACCCAAAAAGACAAAACCCACGCCATCGTCACCATGGTTCATTCCGTGATTGATGGAAAGACAAAACAAAAGGCGACCCTGCCGTCGCTGATGAAATCCCGTCTGGAGCCTTATCTGGAATCCACCGGTCAAGGCTGCTAG
- a CDS encoding polyprenyl synthetase family protein, translated as MQRSVIDLKVYDPKDFPAYLPKLNKLYEDLFSGGKGFRAKLIRMMSAHLGIEPKTELLLSQTIEFIHNASLLHDDLIDRSHLRRGKTAAWLKYTPEYAVLAGDYLLARVMVNLSGHGNIKLVQYTAEVISDLLEGEWLQDSVVGDFFVTMEQLDRIHNLKTASLFKWCIRAPFIAQERYDEELHNILSEMGTLLGQLFQRSDDLLDYDIRNDEGKAILGDLKSGYLNSFGAFMCAGATRHEIDHIVKSKTLEQYYENVGGKARFDQKLAEFDEINRGLIKMYDHHLERLQSLLKPGEEKLIDQLRPLTEILYWRRKPS; from the coding sequence TTGCAACGCAGCGTCATTGATCTTAAAGTCTATGATCCAAAGGATTTTCCGGCGTACCTGCCAAAGCTGAACAAGCTTTACGAGGACCTGTTTTCCGGCGGCAAAGGCTTCCGCGCAAAATTGATCCGCATGATGTCGGCTCACCTGGGCATTGAACCTAAAACTGAGCTGCTCTTGTCCCAGACAATCGAATTCATTCATAACGCCTCTTTGCTTCATGATGATCTGATCGACCGCTCTCATCTTCGCCGTGGCAAGACAGCTGCGTGGCTGAAATACACGCCGGAGTACGCGGTTCTGGCGGGTGACTATCTGCTGGCGCGTGTGATGGTGAACCTTTCCGGTCACGGGAACATCAAGCTGGTTCAGTACACAGCGGAAGTGATTTCTGATCTTTTGGAAGGTGAATGGCTGCAGGACTCTGTGGTGGGTGATTTCTTCGTCACTATGGAACAGCTGGATCGTATTCACAATCTGAAGACCGCAAGTCTGTTTAAGTGGTGCATTCGTGCGCCGTTCATCGCGCAGGAACGCTACGACGAGGAACTGCACAACATTCTTTCTGAAATGGGCACGCTGCTGGGGCAGTTGTTCCAGCGCAGTGATGATCTTCTGGATTACGACATCCGTAACGACGAAGGCAAAGCGATCCTGGGTGATTTGAAATCCGGTTATCTGAATTCCTTCGGGGCGTTCATGTGTGCCGGGGCCACTCGCCATGAAATCGACCATATCGTGAAATCCAAAACTTTGGAGCAGTACTACGAAAACGTCGGCGGCAAAGCGCGCTTTGACCAGAAACTGGCGGAATTCGATGAAATCAACCGCGGCCTGATCAAAATGTATGATCACCATCTGGAGCGCCTGCAGTCCCTGTTGAAACCGGGCGAAGAAAAGCTGATTGATCAACTGCGCCCGCTGACCGAGATTTTGTACTGGAGAAGGAAACCTTCGTGA